In Natronogracilivirga saccharolytica, the following are encoded in one genomic region:
- a CDS encoding SRPBCC family protein, with translation MAHQRIEVDLPLAKVYELMSSPTDFPKFISSLKEVNKINSQTFEYVTEIGGEEFRWTTNIIDDLRNTRFAWITINGNLNQTGTIRFTPLNNGSRTRVDFSLDYRTFFGEPSTDMAKFIEELPDQLMGDLEKFKNLAESGNFKDEEEVESGKEEVTA, from the coding sequence ATGGCGCATCAAAGAATCGAAGTTGACCTGCCCCTCGCAAAAGTTTACGAATTAATGAGTTCTCCGACAGATTTTCCGAAGTTCATTTCGTCTTTGAAAGAGGTGAACAAAATTAATTCGCAAACTTTCGAATACGTAACTGAAATTGGCGGAGAAGAATTCCGTTGGACCACCAACATCATTGATGATCTGCGAAACACCCGCTTTGCCTGGATCACCATCAATGGGAACCTGAATCAAACCGGAACCATCCGGTTTACCCCCTTGAATAACGGTTCCCGTACCAGGGTTGATTTCAGTCTGGATTACCGGACGTTCTTTGGTGAACCTTCCACTGATATGGCGAAGTTTATTGAAGAACTGCCCGATCAGCTGATGGGTGATCTTGAAAAATTCAAAAATCTTGCCGAAAGCGGCAACTTTAAGGATGAGGAAGAGGTAGAGTCCGGAAAAGAAGAGGTCACTGCCTGA
- a CDS encoding efflux RND transporter permease subunit, which translates to MIRKNHIDLIIGQILARPRTYLALVAGLAFFAFLPALNVEADFDLEGFYPDDAETIVEFQRISDEFGRDDTSIIVAFRHDSLFTNEHLYRIKRLSEDLEMLPYTKEVRSLWNIREFVRSDDGSLSTDKYLSDDDLDKVQTGENATGRILDDIRSRMLNDPFVYGTFLGSDGTATAIYINLDEQENTFSNRRELISRLEDKLESYRQHYDINVTGLPYFRTQYVETLNREILLYVSVASLLIIIILWLLFRTVIGVLLPISIVWVTILFVVAVLVMTGGHFEIMSSTIAPILLCVGVADSIHMLSKYQDLRLDNKSKKRSLEETILVLGSATLLTSITTAIGFMTLMTSDVMPMRRFGLYTALGVLIAFAVTIFVLPSVLQLIKTRMPVEDKSKVFFRKIGSLLSSTHRTARNHYRIVVSITLLVTALFSIGITQLKTNSRVFDDIGESSHLIQQSRFLDEHIAPQFPLEIIIDTGKEDGAYDPDLLRRIEQLHNMLGEYDEISQSISFATLIKRVDQVMRDHQEDTVPDSRQLVAQYDLLLDLTGASGPSRMNDFENRQTRVIARAYDVGSYRINQMRDDLKPRLDALFPESSVTLTGSTILSADLTGNIVSALTWSIGLAFLFISVIMALLFRNAKLVIISLLPNLIPLIITAGFMGFAGIDIRPSTAVIFTIAFGIAVDDSIHYLARFRMETLRGSDLRQAVKNTTIHTGRAIILTSIILLAGFGVLGTSSFESNMLMGLLTCLTILTALLADLLFLPALIYWMNPDITAGQASALNGKQSVPSEFQRAELSQV; encoded by the coding sequence TTGATTCGGAAAAATCATATTGATCTGATAATCGGACAGATACTCGCCAGACCGCGGACCTATCTGGCCCTTGTAGCTGGTCTTGCGTTTTTTGCCTTTCTGCCCGCATTGAACGTCGAGGCCGACTTCGACCTGGAAGGGTTTTACCCGGACGATGCGGAAACCATTGTTGAGTTTCAGCGCATATCCGATGAGTTCGGTCGGGACGACACCTCCATTATTGTCGCTTTCCGGCATGACTCCCTGTTTACAAATGAGCACTTGTATCGCATCAAACGGCTTTCTGAAGATCTTGAAATGCTCCCCTACACGAAAGAAGTACGGAGTTTGTGGAATATCCGGGAGTTTGTCCGGTCTGATGACGGATCATTGAGTACTGATAAATACCTTTCTGATGATGATTTGGATAAGGTGCAAACTGGCGAAAACGCAACCGGCAGGATTCTTGATGATATCCGCAGCAGAATGCTGAACGATCCGTTCGTATACGGCACATTCCTGGGCTCGGATGGTACCGCAACAGCTATCTATATCAATCTCGACGAGCAGGAAAATACCTTTTCAAACAGGCGGGAACTCATATCCCGTCTGGAGGACAAACTTGAATCCTACAGGCAGCATTATGACATCAATGTAACCGGGCTCCCCTATTTCCGGACGCAGTACGTGGAAACCCTGAACAGGGAGATTCTGCTCTATGTTTCTGTGGCTTCACTGCTTATCATTATTATTTTGTGGCTTCTGTTCAGAACGGTCATCGGCGTGCTGCTCCCCATTTCCATTGTATGGGTTACCATACTCTTTGTAGTTGCTGTTCTGGTGATGACCGGCGGACACTTTGAGATCATGAGCAGCACCATTGCACCGATCCTGTTATGTGTGGGAGTCGCGGATTCCATTCACATGCTTTCAAAATATCAGGACTTGCGGCTTGACAACAAAAGTAAAAAACGCTCACTGGAAGAGACGATTCTCGTACTGGGTTCAGCGACGCTGCTGACCAGTATTACCACCGCAATCGGTTTCATGACATTGATGACGAGTGATGTCATGCCGATGCGGCGTTTCGGCCTCTACACAGCATTGGGGGTGCTGATTGCATTTGCGGTAACCATATTTGTGCTGCCTTCCGTATTGCAACTGATAAAAACAAGGATGCCCGTAGAAGATAAAAGCAAGGTGTTTTTCCGGAAAATCGGCTCTCTGCTTTCCTCCACCCACAGAACCGCCCGGAATCATTACAGGATCGTAGTGAGTATCACACTGCTGGTAACCGCACTGTTTTCCATCGGAATTACGCAGCTGAAAACCAACAGCAGGGTTTTTGATGATATTGGTGAAAGCTCTCATCTGATTCAGCAAAGCCGGTTTCTTGATGAACACATAGCCCCCCAGTTTCCTCTGGAAATCATCATTGATACCGGAAAGGAGGATGGCGCTTATGACCCGGACCTGCTGCGACGCATAGAACAGCTTCACAATATGCTCGGCGAATACGATGAAATCAGTCAGAGCATTTCTTTTGCCACACTGATAAAACGAGTCGATCAGGTAATGAGGGACCATCAGGAAGACACGGTGCCCGATTCCCGTCAGCTTGTTGCCCAATACGATTTGCTTCTGGACCTGACGGGGGCATCCGGCCCGTCACGAATGAATGACTTTGAGAACCGGCAAACACGCGTAATAGCAAGGGCTTATGACGTCGGCTCCTATCGCATCAATCAGATGCGTGACGACCTGAAGCCCCGGCTTGATGCCCTTTTCCCGGAGTCATCCGTCACGCTTACCGGATCAACCATCTTGTCAGCCGACCTGACCGGAAACATTGTTTCGGCCCTCACCTGGAGTATCGGACTTGCTTTTCTGTTCATTTCCGTAATTATGGCACTGCTTTTCAGAAATGCCAAACTCGTGATTATCTCTCTGTTGCCCAACCTGATACCACTAATCATTACCGCCGGATTCATGGGTTTTGCAGGTATCGACATCCGGCCGTCAACAGCTGTCATTTTCACAATAGCTTTCGGCATAGCTGTAGACGACAGTATACACTATCTGGCGCGCTTCAGGATGGAAACTCTGCGAGGGTCTGATCTGCGTCAGGCTGTAAAGAACACTACCATCCACACCGGCAGGGCTATTATACTGACCAGTATTATACTTCTTGCAGGATTCGGTGTACTGGGCACAAGTTCGTTCGAGTCCAACATGCTGATGGGATTGCTGACATGCCTTACCATTCTCACGGCACTTCTGGCGGACCTGCTCTTTCTTCCTGCCCTGATTTACTGGATGAATCCGGACATTACAGCCGGTCAAGCTTCGGCCTTAAATGGGAAACAATCTGTTCCGTCAGAATTTCAACGGGCTGAGTTGAGTCAAGTGTGA
- the tmk gene encoding dTMP kinase, which yields MLISFEGIDGSGKSTNIRNLCQYLEEKGYDVQVFREPGGTVLSEQIREILLNSDEDIHPIAESLLFSAARAQLVATRIRPALAEGTIVIVDRFFDSTTAYQGYGREVIPVWQIDQLNDLATQQLEPDITFYLRLPPEEAQRRRAREGSEDRLERSGEKFFERVSKGFDQLAAEKERIITLDSTQPVEILTEQIVSHLRPKLDRL from the coding sequence ATGCTAATAAGTTTTGAAGGGATTGACGGCAGCGGAAAGTCAACCAATATCCGGAATCTTTGTCAATACCTGGAGGAAAAGGGATATGATGTTCAGGTGTTCAGGGAACCCGGCGGAACGGTTCTTTCTGAGCAGATTCGCGAAATTTTGCTGAACAGTGATGAAGATATTCATCCGATAGCCGAGTCACTTCTGTTTTCTGCGGCCAGGGCACAACTGGTTGCAACCCGCATCCGGCCGGCTCTTGCAGAAGGAACTATAGTCATAGTGGATCGTTTTTTTGACTCAACTACAGCTTACCAGGGCTATGGACGGGAGGTCATACCTGTGTGGCAGATTGATCAGCTGAATGATTTGGCGACGCAGCAACTTGAGCCGGATATTACTTTCTATCTGAGGCTGCCGCCGGAAGAAGCTCAGCGCCGACGGGCCAGGGAAGGCAGTGAAGACCGCCTTGAACGGTCCGGAGAGAAATTTTTTGAGCGTGTCAGTAAAGGATTTGATCAACTGGCAGCGGAAAAGGAGAGAATCATCACACTTGACTCAACTCAGCCCGTTGAAATTCTGACGGAACAGATTGTTTCCCATTTAAGGCCGAAGCTTGACCGGCTGTAA
- a CDS encoding PspC domain-containing protein — protein sequence MERNKTGTHLKNDLDPDLRITDEEYERLKSEYEFEKGEKIKNKGSGFARAAGIVFLIAAAVFVMQQFYFPYGPDITHILRVMPAAGTILVILIGLGLLSSFRRRRKVSQKEKKSAAPNTSESDSGDSFAYQYNQKWYRSRQEKMIFGVCGGIAERFGWDPTIVRALFVLAFFSYGFSLVIYIALAVILPKRPVRGLVS from the coding sequence ATGGAAAGAAACAAGACCGGCACACATTTGAAAAACGATCTCGATCCGGACCTCCGGATCACTGATGAGGAATACGAGCGGCTGAAGTCCGAGTACGAATTTGAAAAAGGAGAAAAGATTAAGAATAAGGGATCGGGGTTTGCCAGAGCGGCAGGTATCGTCTTTCTGATTGCTGCCGCCGTTTTCGTTATGCAGCAGTTTTATTTTCCGTACGGCCCGGACATAACTCATATTTTGAGAGTCATGCCGGCAGCGGGAACCATACTGGTAATTCTGATTGGTCTTGGCCTGTTGAGTAGTTTCCGCAGACGGCGGAAAGTGTCGCAAAAAGAGAAAAAAAGCGCGGCTCCGAACACTTCGGAATCAGATTCCGGCGACTCCTTTGCCTATCAGTACAACCAAAAATGGTATCGGTCACGTCAGGAAAAAATGATCTTTGGTGTGTGCGGCGGTATTGCTGAACGTTTCGGCTGGGATCCGACCATTGTCCGGGCTCTGTTTGTGCTGGCATTTTTTAGTTACGGTTTCAGTTTAGTTATTTATATTGCCCTGGCAGTAATCCTGCCCAAAAGACCTGTCAGAGGTCTGGTATCATAA
- a CDS encoding 5-formyltetrahydrofolate cyclo-ligase: MDKDALRKKLLQQRTSMGALQLETLGRLISEQILRSSWYLEARVIHCFSGTISKGEVPTFKILKEIVGAGKTLVMPKVTKIPGVMEHHVVRDPEDLTSGNWGILEPANDNPVGVSEIDLVLVPGLAADRTGNRIGYGRGYYDRFLSEIPETRTIMPVPEIFVLEHIPTEQGDVAVKALATENIVADCIKR; this comes from the coding sequence ATGGACAAGGATGCACTCAGAAAAAAATTGTTGCAGCAGCGAACTTCAATGGGTGCCCTGCAGCTGGAAACGCTGGGACGGCTGATATCTGAACAGATACTCAGATCGTCTTGGTACCTTGAAGCGCGTGTTATTCACTGTTTTTCAGGGACCATATCCAAGGGCGAAGTGCCCACCTTCAAGATTCTGAAGGAGATAGTCGGAGCCGGAAAAACACTTGTCATGCCTAAAGTGACGAAGATCCCAGGGGTCATGGAGCACCATGTCGTCCGGGACCCGGAGGATCTGACAAGTGGCAACTGGGGGATTCTGGAACCCGCTAATGACAATCCGGTGGGCGTCAGTGAGATTGATCTGGTTTTGGTTCCGGGGCTGGCTGCTGACCGGACAGGCAACAGAATTGGCTATGGAAGAGGGTATTATGACCGGTTTTTATCGGAAATTCCGGAAACACGAACCATCATGCCGGTACCGGAGATATTTGTGCTGGAACATATCCCAACGGAACAGGGAGACGTGGCTGTTAAAGCCCTGGCTACCGAGAATATTGTGGCAGACTGCATTAAGAGATAA
- the bshC gene encoding bacillithiol biosynthesis cysteine-adding enzyme BshC produces MNIEKVDYGKLPYSRLFRDFVNGGDDLTPFYEFPHHYDDLQKAVSSYRFEGDRDEMARIITEFNSGFTLADEAKEHLTSLSDPETVTITTGQQVSLFGGPLYVIYKALTIINLAGKLTRDTNKRVVPVFWLADEDHDYDEIATVSLAGNNGTERFHLPCKTCERHAAGMIPIGEDFESFRRDVYSKLPETDFHGEVTELLDESYFRGRTLRHAFGELLARLLSKHGLIFAGSNFPDAKKAAADCFRTAINKTADIESALRKQSDRLSGLYHQQAQISDSLLFWHDDQHGRMRLAHQNGSWTMQTGESFSTGELLDKLDSDPGRFSPNVFLRPILQDKLLPNAAYVAGPAEIAYYAQMRPLYDLFGKSMPFIASRMTATIAEPPVQRFLKELPFEFSDFAKRPEDLEQEYLRRHSDPELDQRFEEWKKKISLLSESKIKETGISDPGLNKHAQAITKEYHKAIDKLRKKMVNQVRQKEEVQINRIKKSRNALFPDGHLQEREISFIYFMNKFGVNVWDDLLTSLENHQGLFSQHFRVDL; encoded by the coding sequence TTGAATATTGAAAAAGTGGATTACGGCAAACTCCCGTATTCCCGTCTTTTCCGTGATTTTGTGAATGGGGGTGACGATCTGACCCCATTTTATGAATTCCCGCATCATTATGATGACCTGCAAAAGGCCGTCTCATCCTATCGGTTTGAGGGTGACAGAGACGAAATGGCCCGGATTATTACCGAATTCAATTCCGGTTTTACTCTTGCTGACGAAGCAAAAGAACATCTCACATCACTTTCCGATCCGGAAACAGTTACGATTACAACGGGGCAGCAGGTCAGCCTTTTCGGGGGGCCTCTTTACGTTATATACAAGGCGCTGACAATTATCAACCTCGCCGGGAAATTAACACGAGACACAAACAAAAGGGTCGTTCCCGTATTCTGGCTGGCTGATGAAGATCATGATTATGACGAGATTGCCACCGTTTCACTGGCCGGAAACAATGGGACGGAGCGGTTTCATCTACCATGCAAGACTTGTGAACGGCATGCTGCCGGAATGATACCCATTGGAGAGGATTTTGAGTCATTTCGCCGTGATGTGTATTCAAAACTGCCGGAAACTGATTTCCACGGGGAAGTAACAGAACTTCTGGATGAGAGTTATTTCCGGGGCAGAACACTCCGCCATGCATTTGGGGAACTCCTGGCACGCCTGCTGTCAAAACACGGTCTGATTTTTGCAGGCAGTAATTTTCCTGATGCCAAAAAAGCTGCGGCAGATTGCTTTCGCACGGCGATTAATAAAACTGCGGATATTGAGTCTGCACTCAGGAAGCAGTCGGATCGTTTGTCCGGATTGTATCATCAACAGGCACAGATTTCGGACAGCCTGCTGTTCTGGCATGATGACCAGCACGGACGTATGCGCCTCGCTCATCAAAACGGTTCATGGACGATGCAGACCGGTGAAAGTTTCAGCACCGGAGAGCTTCTGGACAAGCTGGATAGCGATCCCGGCAGATTCTCACCCAATGTTTTTTTACGGCCGATATTACAGGATAAATTGCTTCCCAATGCCGCTTACGTAGCCGGCCCCGCAGAGATAGCATATTACGCTCAGATGAGGCCGCTTTATGATCTCTTCGGAAAGTCAATGCCCTTCATTGCGTCCAGGATGACGGCTACAATAGCAGAGCCTCCGGTTCAAAGATTTCTCAAGGAACTACCCTTTGAATTTTCTGATTTTGCGAAGCGGCCCGAAGACCTGGAGCAGGAATACCTGCGCCGGCACAGTGATCCCGAACTGGACCAGCGATTTGAAGAATGGAAAAAGAAAATCTCTCTATTAAGCGAGTCAAAAATAAAGGAAACCGGAATATCTGATCCCGGATTGAACAAACACGCACAGGCCATTACAAAAGAGTACCACAAGGCTATTGATAAACTCAGAAAAAAAATGGTCAATCAGGTCCGGCAGAAGGAAGAGGTGCAAATTAACCGGATTAAAAAATCGAGAAATGCACTTTTCCCGGATGGTCATTTGCAGGAGCGGGAGATATCATTCATATATTTTATGAACAAATTCGGTGTGAATGTCTGGGATGACTTGCTGACGTCACTGGAAAATCATCAGGGGCTTTTCAGCCAGCATTTTCGGGTGGATTTATAA
- a CDS encoding bifunctional nuclease family protein: protein MSKIQMDILGLSTSPSSGGAYALILNETDGKRRLPIIIGTFEAQAIALELENIKPPRPMTHDLMRNIIQSFNTFVKEIYINDLKEGTFYAQVVYDNNGETLTQDSRPSDAIALAIRFNAPIFVSDHIIDEAGIESDPQAEEHEESGFSEERGTESPAEEESPPASSKESRIKMLEKNLTTAIAEEDYEKAAKIRDELNRLKS from the coding sequence TTGAGCAAGATTCAAATGGACATACTGGGACTTTCGACAAGTCCAAGCAGCGGTGGCGCATATGCGTTGATTCTCAATGAAACTGACGGCAAACGTCGTCTGCCGATCATTATAGGCACATTTGAAGCCCAGGCCATAGCACTTGAGCTTGAAAACATCAAGCCGCCAAGACCCATGACGCATGATCTCATGCGCAATATCATTCAGAGCTTCAACACATTTGTCAAAGAAATCTATATCAATGACCTCAAGGAGGGAACATTCTATGCCCAGGTGGTCTACGACAATAATGGTGAAACACTGACGCAGGATTCACGCCCAAGCGACGCCATAGCCCTTGCGATACGTTTCAATGCTCCCATATTTGTATCAGACCACATTATTGATGAAGCGGGAATTGAATCCGACCCCCAGGCAGAAGAGCACGAAGAATCCGGATTTTCCGAGGAGAGGGGCACGGAATCTCCTGCTGAGGAAGAGTCCCCGCCGGCATCCAGCAAAGAGAGCCGCATCAAGATGCTGGAAAAAAACCTTACAACGGCAATAGCCGAGGAGGACTACGAAAAAGCCGCCAAGATCAGGGATGAGTTGAACCGACTCAAGAGTTAA
- a CDS encoding NADH-quinone oxidoreductase subunit A — protein MLEQYIPVLLLIALAVVLALAFIILSRLLGPTRPSDNKLGAYESGMDPIGQARDRYSVSFYIIAMEFIVFDLEVIFIYPWAVRYQEFGPGTFWAMMLFIFILFLGLIYTLKKGSFDWDTDPSIARKPG, from the coding sequence ATGCTTGAACAATACATTCCTGTTTTACTGCTTATTGCCCTGGCTGTGGTCCTGGCTCTTGCATTTATAATCCTCTCCCGGCTCCTGGGTCCGACCCGGCCGTCCGATAACAAACTCGGAGCCTATGAAAGCGGAATGGACCCGATAGGACAGGCACGGGACCGGTATTCCGTAAGTTTTTACATCATTGCAATGGAATTTATTGTTTTTGACCTTGAAGTGATCTTCATCTATCCCTGGGCTGTCCGGTATCAGGAATTCGGGCCAGGAACGTTTTGGGCAATGATGTTATTTATTTTCATACTGTTTCTCGGACTGATATACACTCTGAAAAAAGGTTCTTTTGATTGGGATACCGATCCTTCCATAGCCAGAAAACCCGGGTAA
- a CDS encoding NADH-quinone oxidoreductase subunit B: MSFDRVMGEGFFTTTVDALTKWGRSNAVWPMPMGLACCAIEMMAFAGPKYDAARFGSEVLRFSPRQSDVMIVAGWCTYKMSHAIRRIWDQMPDPKWCIAMGACASTGGMHRCYGVVQGVDNFLPVDVYISGCPPRPESLLNALMRIQDKIKEEQTIKLDS, translated from the coding sequence ATGAGTTTTGATCGTGTAATGGGTGAAGGTTTCTTCACCACAACAGTAGATGCATTAACCAAATGGGGACGCTCAAATGCTGTCTGGCCCATGCCGATGGGACTGGCATGCTGTGCTATCGAAATGATGGCCTTTGCCGGCCCGAAATATGACGCCGCCCGTTTCGGCTCTGAAGTTCTTCGCTTTTCACCGCGTCAGAGTGACGTGATGATCGTAGCCGGATGGTGCACCTACAAAATGTCCCATGCCATCAGACGTATCTGGGACCAGATGCCCGACCCGAAATGGTGCATCGCCATGGGCGCCTGCGCCTCAACCGGAGGTATGCACCGCTGCTATGGCGTGGTTCAGGGAGTCGATAACTTCCTGCCCGTCGATGTATACATATCGGGTTGCCCGCCGCGTCCGGAGTCTCTTCTCAATGCCCTGATGAGAATTCAGGACAAGATTAAAGAGGAGCAAACCATCAAGCTTGACAGTTAA
- a CDS encoding NADH-quinone oxidoreductase subunit C, with translation MNSETTEKLLQKLREFLGDDLVRLYYDYKYPVITLKRDRLTETCRFMKDELHFIYLNDVFGTDRFTSEDRFEVFYHLISLRDHQRFFLKVLVDENNPVLPSVCDLWKSANWNEREVYDMYGIHFEGHPDLRRIFLPEDFKYYPLRKEFPLLGVPGSLELPNTTPDHD, from the coding sequence ATGAATTCAGAAACAACCGAAAAACTCCTTCAGAAACTAAGGGAATTTCTGGGTGATGACCTGGTCCGATTGTATTACGACTACAAATATCCGGTCATAACCCTGAAGCGCGACCGGCTGACCGAAACCTGCCGGTTCATGAAGGATGAACTTCATTTCATCTATCTCAACGATGTTTTCGGAACCGACAGGTTTACCTCAGAAGACCGGTTTGAAGTATTCTACCATCTTATTTCACTGAGGGATCATCAGCGATTTTTCCTGAAAGTGCTGGTTGATGAAAACAACCCCGTACTACCTTCGGTATGCGACTTATGGAAAAGCGCAAACTGGAACGAGCGTGAAGTTTACGATATGTACGGAATCCACTTTGAGGGACATCCCGACCTGCGGCGCATATTCCTTCCGGAAGACTTCAAATACTATCCGCTGCGCAAGGAGTTTCCTCTGCTTGGCGTACCCGGTTCTCTGGAATTGCCCAATACTACACCCGACCACGACTGA
- the nuoD gene encoding NADH dehydrogenase (quinone) subunit D, which yields MESDAHISRKKPTFFPEHQEAIYKSLEDKHATVELDKSDPLATRMTLNMGPQHPATHGVLRVLMELDGEKITKCRLDTGYLHRGIEKMAENKTYQEFMPYTDRMDYLSPYSNNVALCLAVERIANIESPERANYIRMICNELARISSHLLWLGTMVMDAGAVSFFIWTFREREKIYDIFDEVAGHRFTVSHSRIGGVNNDFTPASVEKIKKFISEFPRELRDWHKLLDRNRIFVDRNAGVGSIGHEEAINIGLTGPALRATGIAYDVRKFEPYLHYDQIDFEVPTRTEGDNLARYYCRMEEMAESVRIIEQCFKKMPDKGPIRVDDAKKSYPSKDEVYYSMEGLIHDFMMTDTGVCPPEGAEAYHAIEAPKGELGFYIQSDGTGHPWRLKIKSPSFSNLQGLETVLDGEMVADTVVIIGGMDPVMGDSDK from the coding sequence ATGGAATCAGACGCGCACATTTCCCGAAAAAAACCAACTTTTTTTCCTGAGCATCAGGAAGCCATCTACAAAAGTCTTGAGGACAAGCACGCAACTGTCGAGTTGGACAAAAGCGATCCTCTGGCAACCCGTATGACGCTCAATATGGGACCGCAGCATCCCGCCACCCATGGCGTACTTCGTGTTCTGATGGAGCTTGACGGAGAGAAAATCACCAAATGCAGGCTTGATACCGGCTACCTCCATCGCGGGATCGAGAAGATGGCCGAAAACAAAACCTACCAGGAGTTCATGCCCTACACCGATCGCATGGACTACCTCTCCCCCTACAGCAACAATGTCGCTCTCTGCCTTGCCGTCGAAAGGATTGCCAATATTGAGTCGCCTGAGCGTGCTAATTATATCCGGATGATATGCAATGAGTTAGCCCGTATATCCTCGCATCTTTTATGGCTTGGCACCATGGTCATGGATGCCGGTGCCGTATCCTTTTTTATCTGGACTTTCCGCGAAAGGGAGAAAATCTACGACATTTTCGATGAGGTCGCCGGGCACCGATTCACCGTTTCACACTCCCGTATCGGCGGCGTTAACAACGACTTCACTCCCGCTTCCGTAGAAAAAATCAAAAAGTTTATCTCGGAATTTCCACGCGAACTGCGTGACTGGCATAAACTGCTTGACCGCAACCGCATTTTTGTTGACAGAAATGCCGGTGTCGGTTCCATCGGCCACGAAGAAGCCATTAACATCGGACTGACCGGCCCGGCGCTTCGAGCTACGGGTATCGCTTATGATGTCCGCAAATTTGAGCCGTACCTTCATTACGATCAGATTGACTTTGAAGTGCCAACCCGGACCGAGGGTGATAATCTGGCACGCTATTACTGCCGGATGGAGGAAATGGCCGAGTCGGTAAGAATTATCGAACAGTGTTTTAAAAAAATGCCGGATAAAGGTCCGATCCGTGTAGATGATGCCAAAAAGAGTTACCCCTCAAAAGATGAGGTCTACTATTCCATGGAAGGACTTATTCACGACTTTATGATGACCGATACCGGTGTGTGTCCGCCCGAAGGTGCTGAAGCCTATCACGCTATTGAAGCACCCAAAGGCGAACTCGGTTTTTATATACAAAGTGACGGAACCGGTCATCCCTGGCGGCTGAAAATCAAGTCGCCGTCCTTCAGCAATCTGCAGGGACTGGAAACTGTACTTGACGGAGAAATGGTCGCTGATACGGTTGTTATTATCGGTGGCATGGATCCGGTAATGGGAGATTCTGATAAGTAA
- the nuoE gene encoding complex I 24 kDa subunit family protein yields the protein MSDTYTFDAKDLKEIEKIIDKYPEKQAAVLPVLWYAQDKFGHTDPSIQKLVARTMDIPEAHIHGVVTFYTQFYEKPKGKHVLDVCTCLSCQVCGGYDILHYLEEKLGIKAGETTSDGQFSLQSVECLGACGYAPMLQVTNDKYVNFLTREKVDQLVEDLKAGKKPAFESITMPQHKNDSE from the coding sequence ATGTCTGATACCTATACATTTGATGCCAAAGATCTCAAGGAGATCGAAAAAATTATCGACAAATATCCGGAAAAGCAGGCGGCGGTCCTGCCTGTGCTATGGTATGCCCAGGATAAATTCGGTCACACCGATCCGTCGATCCAGAAGCTGGTTGCCCGCACCATGGACATTCCCGAGGCTCATATTCATGGTGTAGTCACATTTTACACCCAGTTTTACGAAAAACCCAAGGGCAAGCATGTTCTGGATGTGTGTACCTGTCTGAGCTGTCAGGTTTGCGGCGGATATGACATACTGCACTACCTGGAAGAAAAGCTTGGAATCAAGGCCGGCGAAACCACATCCGACGGTCAGTTCTCACTGCAGTCTGTGGAGTGCCTGGGCGCTTGCGGGTATGCCCCCATGCTTCAGGTTACCAACGACAAATACGTCAATTTTCTGACAAGAGAAAAGGTGGATCAACTTGTTGAAGATCTGAAAGCCGGTAAAAAACCTGCTTTTGAATCCATCACCATGCCTCAACATAAAAACGATTCTGAATAA